The proteins below come from a single Caulobacter flavus genomic window:
- a CDS encoding GAF domain-containing sensor histidine kinase: protein MKWISGVTEIADDIAAVASIDVVPRILDNVCRLTGMGYAVVARVTRERWVACAVADHINFGLPVGGELSVETTLCSEIRDHHQSVLISHVAEDAQYANHPTPAMYGLQSYIAVPIFCQGQFFGTLCAIDPAPAPLAERNAQETFELFAQLIGAQLDACRQLASSEAALTDERAGSVLREQFIAVLGHDLRNPLAAVEGGVRLLRKDPTGPRSGWILGEMEASTTRMAGLISDVMDFARARLGGGFNVDLSLDSEVGPALLDVVSELRTAHPDRVIEADITVPGAIPADRQRLAQLLSNLVANALTHGAKDGPVAVKAAIHDATFELSVSNQGLPIPSGTLARLFQPFERASATPTQQGLGLGLYIASEIARAHEATLTATSSPEETRFTLRMPIHS from the coding sequence ATGAAGTGGATTAGCGGCGTGACGGAAATCGCTGACGACATTGCGGCGGTCGCCTCGATCGACGTCGTTCCAAGGATTTTGGACAATGTCTGCCGGTTGACCGGAATGGGTTATGCCGTGGTCGCCAGGGTCACGCGTGAGCGATGGGTTGCCTGCGCGGTGGCCGACCACATTAACTTCGGCCTTCCTGTTGGCGGAGAACTCAGTGTCGAGACGACGCTTTGCAGCGAAATCCGTGACCATCACCAATCAGTCCTGATCAGCCACGTCGCTGAGGATGCGCAATACGCAAACCATCCCACGCCCGCGATGTACGGCCTGCAAAGCTACATCGCTGTCCCAATCTTCTGCCAAGGGCAGTTCTTCGGGACCCTGTGCGCCATTGATCCCGCGCCGGCGCCGCTGGCTGAACGGAACGCCCAGGAGACCTTTGAACTCTTCGCGCAGCTGATTGGCGCCCAGCTCGACGCTTGCCGTCAACTGGCGTCCAGCGAAGCGGCCCTGACCGACGAGCGCGCTGGTTCCGTGCTGCGGGAACAGTTCATCGCCGTGCTCGGACATGACCTCCGAAACCCGCTGGCAGCGGTCGAAGGCGGGGTTCGGCTGCTGCGGAAGGATCCAACTGGCCCACGCAGCGGCTGGATCCTCGGGGAGATGGAGGCCAGCACGACGCGCATGGCGGGGTTGATCTCCGACGTCATGGACTTTGCCCGAGCGCGCTTGGGCGGCGGCTTCAATGTAGACCTCTCTCTGGACAGCGAGGTAGGCCCAGCCCTTCTGGATGTGGTGTCCGAACTAAGGACAGCTCACCCCGACCGGGTCATCGAAGCCGACATCACTGTCCCCGGAGCGATTCCAGCCGACCGCCAGAGGCTGGCCCAGCTTCTGTCGAACCTAGTGGCCAACGCCCTGACCCACGGCGCCAAAGACGGCCCTGTGGCCGTCAAGGCCGCGATACACGACGCCACGTTCGAACTCTCGGTCTCGAACCAGGGCCTGCCCATTCCGAGTGGAACCTTGGCGCGCCTTTTCCAGCCGTTCGAACGCGCGTCGGCTACGCCAACCCAACAGGGGCTCGGCTTGGGGCTCTACATCGCGTCGGAGATTGCGCGAGCCCACGAGGCGACGCTGACAGCCACCTCGAGTCCGGAAGAGACCCGGTTCACTTTGCGCATGCCGATCCATAGCTGA
- a CDS encoding cbb3-type cytochrome c oxidase subunit I yields the protein MSGPPTPSETGFDTALYERFPTKGRRPKGELEQLEAIWCAPKGWQWITVINNNYVGVYYVGAAMLFFVLAGVLALLMRTQLALPMQGVLAQETYNQIFTMHGTVMMFLFAVPAVEALGVLLLPQMLGARDLPFPRLSAYAFWAYLIGGLAFFCSLFFGLAPNGGWFMYPPLTSTTYSPGINADFWLLGIGFIEISAIAGAIEIIVGVLKTRAPGMTLDKLPVFAWAMLVFAGMIIIAFPSVILATTLLELERALGWPFFDAARGGDPMLWQHLFWFFGHPEVYIIFLPAAGAMSTIVPAVARTPLVGHWLVVLAFLATGFISFGVWAHHMFTTGLPGVSVGMFSAASMAVSLPAGVQVFSWIATVASGRMKFNAPGLFVLGSLLIFVMGGLTGVMAAMVPFDWQAHDTYFIVAHLHYVLIGGMVFPLFAAIYYWTPMVSARPLSERLGRWTFGLMFAGMHLAFLPMHLTGLMGMPRRVYTYAAGRDWEWPNLISSIGAFVFAAGVLIWLIDMIRNFRPFGASEAGNVYDGGGLEWLPAGLYSTRSIPVVTSLYPLWDQKNLARDVAAGRYFLPGAPTGGRETLVTSPVNAEPQHLLRMPVPSGWHVWAAAFTAGFFLLLTVQAYAASVLSGVLAILCVLRWCWFLDHPRPRQRVDVGAGIELPTYASGPSSTGWWAMVVTLVVGGMVLAMSVFSYVFLWSRNPDTWRPPPDTASLAVATASAIGGGALALLARRQLARPWLATAMVLAGGALLALAFGVDLSSWRATGLAPKASAQGAIVHAILAWQAFFVAVAAIMALYVLMRRLYGYVGPDRPATIEVVGLFLAYTAGQGLVGLGVTRLFPAGLT from the coding sequence GTGAGCGGCCCTCCCACGCCGTCGGAGACCGGATTCGACACCGCCCTCTACGAGCGTTTTCCGACCAAGGGGCGACGGCCGAAGGGCGAGTTGGAGCAACTGGAAGCGATCTGGTGCGCGCCCAAGGGCTGGCAATGGATCACCGTCATCAACAACAACTATGTCGGCGTCTACTACGTCGGCGCGGCCATGCTGTTCTTCGTGCTGGCCGGAGTGCTGGCGCTCCTGATGCGCACGCAGCTGGCCCTGCCGATGCAGGGCGTGCTGGCCCAGGAAACCTACAACCAGATCTTCACCATGCACGGCACGGTGATGATGTTCCTGTTCGCGGTGCCGGCGGTCGAGGCGCTGGGCGTGCTGCTGCTGCCGCAGATGCTGGGCGCGCGCGACCTGCCCTTCCCGCGCCTGTCGGCCTATGCCTTCTGGGCGTATCTGATCGGCGGTCTGGCCTTCTTCTGCTCGCTGTTCTTCGGCCTGGCGCCGAACGGCGGCTGGTTCATGTATCCGCCCCTGACTTCGACCACCTACTCGCCGGGGATCAACGCCGACTTCTGGCTGCTGGGCATCGGCTTCATCGAGATTTCGGCCATCGCCGGGGCCATCGAGATCATCGTCGGCGTCCTGAAGACCCGCGCCCCGGGCATGACGCTGGACAAGCTGCCGGTGTTCGCCTGGGCCATGCTGGTGTTCGCCGGCATGATCATCATCGCCTTCCCCTCGGTGATCCTGGCCACCACCCTGCTGGAGCTGGAGCGCGCCCTTGGCTGGCCGTTCTTCGACGCTGCGCGCGGCGGCGATCCGATGCTGTGGCAGCACCTCTTCTGGTTCTTCGGCCACCCGGAGGTCTACATCATCTTCCTGCCGGCGGCCGGGGCGATGTCGACCATCGTGCCGGCCGTGGCCCGTACGCCGCTGGTCGGTCATTGGCTGGTGGTGCTGGCCTTCCTGGCCACAGGCTTCATCAGCTTCGGGGTTTGGGCCCACCACATGTTCACGACCGGCCTGCCGGGCGTGTCGGTCGGGATGTTCTCGGCCGCCTCAATGGCCGTCAGCCTGCCGGCCGGCGTGCAGGTGTTTTCCTGGATCGCCACGGTCGCTTCGGGCCGGATGAAGTTCAATGCGCCGGGGCTCTTCGTGCTCGGTTCGCTGCTGATCTTCGTGATGGGCGGGCTGACGGGCGTGATGGCGGCCATGGTTCCCTTCGACTGGCAGGCCCACGACACCTATTTCATCGTCGCCCACCTGCACTACGTGCTGATCGGCGGGATGGTCTTTCCGCTGTTCGCCGCGATTTACTACTGGACACCGATGGTCTCCGCCCGCCCGCTGAGCGAACGCCTGGGCCGCTGGACCTTCGGGCTGATGTTCGCCGGCATGCACCTGGCCTTCCTGCCCATGCATCTGACCGGCCTCATGGGGATGCCCAGGCGAGTCTACACCTACGCGGCCGGCCGCGACTGGGAGTGGCCAAACCTCATCTCCAGCATCGGCGCCTTCGTCTTCGCCGCCGGCGTGCTGATCTGGCTGATCGACATGATCCGCAACTTCCGCCCCTTCGGCGCCAGCGAGGCCGGCAACGTCTATGACGGCGGCGGACTGGAATGGCTGCCGGCGGGCCTCTACTCGACACGCAGCATTCCGGTGGTGACGTCGCTCTATCCGCTCTGGGACCAGAAGAACCTCGCCCGCGACGTCGCCGCCGGGCGCTACTTCCTGCCCGGCGCGCCCACGGGCGGCCGCGAGACCCTCGTGACCAGCCCGGTCAACGCCGAGCCTCAGCATCTGCTGCGAATGCCCGTCCCATCCGGCTGGCATGTCTGGGCGGCGGCATTCACCGCCGGCTTTTTCCTGCTGCTGACGGTGCAGGCTTACGCCGCCTCGGTGCTGAGCGGCGTTCTGGCCATCCTCTGCGTGCTGCGCTGGTGCTGGTTCCTCGACCATCCCCGGCCGCGGCAGAGGGTCGACGTCGGCGCAGGGATCGAGCTGCCGACCTATGCCAGCGGACCGTCGAGCACCGGCTGGTGGGCCATGGTCGTGACCCTGGTGGTCGGGGGCATGGTGCTGGCGATGTCGGTGTTCTCCTACGTCTTCCTGTGGAGCCGCAATCCCGACACCTGGCGACCGCCGCCCGACACCGCCTCGCTGGCCGTCGCGACGGCATCGGCCATCGGCGGCGGCGCGCTTGCCCTGCTGGCCAGACGCCAGCTCGCGCGACCGTGGCTGGCCACAGCCATGGTTTTGGCCGGGGGGGCTCTGCTGGCGCTAGCCTTCGGCGTCGATCTGTCGTCGTGGCGCGCGACCGGCCTCGCGCCGAAGGCCAGCGCTCAGGGCGCGATCGTCCACGCCATCCTGGCCTGGCAGGCCTTCTTCGTCGCCGTCGCGGCGATCATGGCGCTCTATGTGCTGATGCGACGGCTGTACGGCTATGTGGGCCCCGACCGGCCAGCGACCATCGAGGTTGTCGGCCTGTTTTTGGCCTATACCGCCGGCCAGGGCCTCGTCGGGCTCGGCGTCACGCGCCTCTTCCCCGCAGGCCTTACGTGA